The Gymnogyps californianus isolate 813 chromosome 6, ASM1813914v2, whole genome shotgun sequence genomic interval TATCTCAAAATGCCTTGTTTAAACATCTCCCGTGTTTGCTCCTTCGTGTTTTTAAGGAACAAATGCTTCCCAATGATGTGGGCTGACTGGGGGCAGCCAGGAATGGTTAATCCTGGAAATACTTGACTTCTGGACTTGCCAAAGCCAAACTTTGGTAAAAGACCGTGGTAAAAGGGGGTTTGTTGATGTTGGCAGTgatggaggagctggagtcaagcagagcagctttgggCCAGGACCAGCATCCCTAAGGACCGTGTTGCTTTTCCCCACCGCGTGGGTGATTTAGATGGGGTGGAGGATGGGGGTCCTCCCCACTCGGGTTGGGGGTCCCGGCACGTTTCCCCTCCCGGGGATGGGCAGGAGCGCTGCTGGGGACGCCGGCCatcagctggaggagagagagTCACCGAGTGCCAGCATCAGCATGGGGACCTCGGGGGTGGCGAGGGGGACACAGACCCCGACCCTCCTCAGGGAGCAAATGTGCTCCGGCTTTCCCCTTGCCTCCCGTGGGCTGCCCACTCCGTGCTGCCTCAGGcgtggggggggtgggggggtgtgcGTGCGGGTACCCCGGTATCCATGGCGATAGGAGGCtgtccccccgccgcccccctctCCGCTGCAGCCGGCGAGCAGCCGCAACCAGCgcggcggcaccggcaccgcGGTACTGGCAccggggctcagccccgggcaGGGGGGGACCGGGGAAGGGACGGGGACAAACTCCCCTcgcccctgccccggcagcagcccccccccccccacctgcATGCCGGCGATGCAGCCCCCGGAGCCGGAGTGGGCTGGTGGAGGTGAGTACCGAGACCcgatttattttattttatcccccccaaaaagggtgtccagcccccccccccccccgacccctATTCCATCAGCCCAGCCTTTCCCTGCAGTGGTTTCCCACAGCCAGACAGGGAGGTGGGTGGCccattgccccccccccccagccagtCCCCCTCTGTCCCCTTGTCACCGCGTCCGAGATGTCAGTGCCGAACGGAGGATGCCTCCATCCATCCGGCACCGACCCGGGCGCTCGGCAGccccttattttcctttcctcatctTCCGCCTCGCTTTTGAAACCGCCTGTGATTCTTCACCCGTAGGATACCCACCTCCCGCTAACGCTGCAAGACACTGCAGCCCAAAGAGATAAAGTCCAGCAAAGTTTCGGGCTTAATATCGCAGGTTTTGGGCAATCTCATTACAGTCTTTGCTATCACTTCTGCTAACGAAGCCAGTTCGTGCGGGTGCATCTGATGCCGACCGGCTGGAGCATCTTACCCCAGCAGCCCCAATGCTTCCTTGCCTCTCCGAGAGGTTCCTTCTCCCGTGCCTGCAACCCCCCCCCAGCACCTTTCTGAAGCCCCACTGGAAACATGTTGACCAAATCCTGCACCCAGGACAGGGGTATAGTGGCTGGGCAGGGCCACCCTCCGTGCCGGAGCCTCAGGGAAGCCGGTGGTCCCGGCGGCTGGGAAAAGCATCTTGGCTGGCAAGCCGAGCACCGGCACAGGGATAGGGATGGGGGGATGATAATGCCGCCCACCATGCAGCAGCTTTGCGGTGCTTTCTCAGAGCAAGGCTGACCTGCAGGCGGTTAGGCTGAGccttaaagcaaaaatatgtcttttcttGCCTTAAAATTGCAGCCTGGGTTTGCCCGGTGTAAGTCCCGTCAccgctgcaggcagctcctgcctgcccccggCATCCTCCTGcgtccctgcctgctgcacagACCTGCTCCCCCTGTTAAATCCGTAGCGACAAAATGCTATCCCCCCCCATCAGAAGCTCTCAGGGTCCCAGACCACGATCATAATTATGTATAATTATCGCTTTATACGTAAGGGGGAGGGCAGGGtctcctctgccccagcctgTCTCCCTCGGGTACTGCGGCTTTGCCGGGGAGAAGAAGATTTTAGGGGATCTCAAATTGCAAGCCTCGAGCGCAAGGAGAATCACCAGCAGACACCCGGGAGCAGGGATGATCCCAGGCCGGCCGTGCCGGTGACCGCATGGATACGGCTCCCGCACGGCCGGAGTGTTGCGGTGTCGGGACatggatttctctttcttgcatCATCCCTAAAAAAATCCCACGAGAAGAGGAtgtcttctgtgctgcttttattcCTCATCAAAATAATGGTATGAAATAATAAtggtataaaataataatggtataaaataataatggtataaaataataattcagcTGAGGTTCTGCAGTACCTTGGGATGCATAACCCAAGAAGGAGGAGATTTGTTGGGGCACTGAGATGATCCCAGCAGGACACgtcccagccaggctgggcacTGGTATAAATATGAAAACCCGCCTCCGAGGGCATTAAGAAATGAAGGGAATAATCGCTTTATCCTCTCCCAGCTTCATTTTCCcgccttcccttccccaggccCTTCCAACAGCAGCTGGCCCAACTCCACCGCAAGCGAGAGCCACCCCCTGAGGGAGAACTACACCTTCCTGGCGTACTACCAGCACTCCTCCCCCGTGGCCGCCATGTTCATCCTGGCCTACACCTTCATCTTCCTCATGTGCATGATCGGCAACATCCTGGTGTGCTTCATCGTGGTGAAGAACCGCCAGATGCGGACGGTCACCAACATGTTCATCCTCAACCTGGCCATCAGCGACCTGCTGGTGGGCATCTTCTGCATGCCCACCACCTTGGTGGACAACCTCATCACGGGTGAGCGGGGCAGCGGAGGGGTGAGATGCAAGGTGGGGGGGAAAGCGGTGGGGAACATCACCCACCTTCTGCCCCCCGCACGTGAGGCTACCCCGTGGGCGATTTTTTTGCTGAGGATGAGGAGGGCAGGTGGTGGCCACTCAACCACATCTGATGAAAGATATCATCTAATTTAGAGCTACTATTTTAGGGGGGaaaagtcctctttttttttttttttttttgaggttttggaCATTTTTTGGCAAAATAAGTATGACCTTAGCGGtgcatttacatatttatttaaagttcagCCATTCTCCATCAAGCAAcgctgaaaaaaacccctcctctTCTTGCATCGATGTTCTCCCATGCTGGCTCAGCTCCGCCCGTTGACCTTTCCAAAGATAAAAGGAGACATTGGCACGGTTGGCGGAGTTTAGCCGCAGCGGTAGCCAGGGCACGGGGCAGAGTCTGTATTTACTTATTACGGGGCGCGATTTGTTTGTTGCCAATGCCTTAGCACTGGGGTCAAGAAACAAGACGAAAAGCCCTTCTGGTTGAGGATCCCAAGGTCGGTCCCCGTGATAACAGCTCAAGCCCTACGTAAGGGTAGGAGAAATGGCAACCACCGTGCTCCTTGAGTTTCTAAGAAGTGTAATACGTGTCTTTATTACCAGTTTGGGGGGGGTTTCTCCAAGCATCTGTACTGCTAAAGGCCATCTCTGTATGAGCCAAAAATGCAGCCCCCCCTTAGGAGCAGGATTTAGCATCCCACAGCAACGACACAGTGGATGGGGACATCTAGAGGGAGCTGCCGATGGACCCGGCCGAGCCAAAGGCACCTACAGCCTCCACGGTGTCCCCTCGCAGGTTGGCCCTTTGACAACGTCATGTGCAAAATGAGCGGCCTGGTGCAGGGCATGTCCGTCTCCGCCTCCGTTTTCACGCTGGTGGCCATTGCCGTGGAGAGGTACGCCGGCGCGGGCATGCGGGGACATGGGGACCAAGCCACCCCCAGCGTGTTCAGGTGTCCCGCACGGTTTCCATCACGGGAAAGCTCCTGGGGACATCAGGAGCGTGTCCCAGCTCTCAAGGGGGACCACAAAGCTGTCCATGGGGCATCCCAGCAAGGTGTCCTTCCCCACCTTGGGCTCAAAACACCAGAGCTGGAGAGATCCCAACCTATCTCTGCCACCAAAAGCCATATGTAAAGAGCAACTCACTTtaccctcccttcccacccctggGGCCTGGCCACCCTCCTTCCCTAGGGATGTCCCACCAGGTGCCCAAAGCCACCACCGTCTGCCCTCCCGCAGGTTTCGCTGCATCGTCCACCCCTTCCGGCAGAAGCTGACGCTGAGGAAAGCCCTGGTGACCATCACCATCATCTGGGTGCTGGCCTTGCTCATCATGTGCCCCGCCGCCATCACCCTGACCGTCACCAGGGAGGAGCACCACTTCATGGTGGACACCTACAACAACTCCTACCCCCTCTACTCCTGTTGGGAGGCCTGGCCCGAGACGGGGATGAGGAGGATCTACACCACCGTCCTCTTCTCCCACATCTACGTGGCCCCCTCGCCCTCATCGTCATCATGTACACCCGCATCGCCTTCAAGCTTTTCAAGTCGGCGGCGCCTGCCCGGGGCCGAGAGAAGCCGGAGGGGAGGAGGGTCTCCCGGAGGAAGGCCAAGGTGATCAACATGCTCATCATCGTCGCCCTCTTCTTCACCCTCTCCTGGCTGCCCCTCTGGACGCTGATGCTGCTGACGGACTACGGGCGGCTGACCGAGGGCCAGCTCCGCCTGGTCACCGTCTACGTCTTCCCCTTCGCCCACTGGCTGGCCTTCTTTAACAGCAGCGCCAACCCCATCATCTACGGCTACTTCAACGAGAACTTCCGACGGGGCTTCCAGGAGGCCTTCAGGGCCCCCTTCTGCTCGCCCCACCGCCACCACCGCGGGCCCTACGGCCGTGGGACCCTCTTCGGCGCCCGCAACCGCGTCTTCGCCCAGGCACGGGCCAGCGACTCGCCGCCCGCCTCCGAGTCGGGGCTCTtggcgccgcgccgggccggcgTCCCCGCGTGGGATGGCTGAGCGGCAGCGGTGGCCGCCGCCGGTCACCTGCGGACCGCCAAGGGCTTgctgggtggggaagggggattCGAAAGGGTGGCCGAAATAAAGGCGCGTCCCGCCGACGCCATCTCCTCGCCTCGGCTCCTCCGCTTTCCGTGGGACCCTCTGCTCTTTACCCAGCCCCGGCCAGGGaaggcgggagggggggggcagccCATGCCGTACTGCTGGACTATCTAACACTGTACTGAGCTGCCCACCCCGCGgtccccgcgcccccccccccgccacgcCACGCCACGCGTGgcgtggcgggggggggcgcggggacCGCGGGGCAGGAGGAGTGAGCTTGGCGCCTGCGCAGTGCGCACCTCGTGGGCCGGGAGGTGGGGGGGCGTGGCGTGGCGCGTTGCGCCTGCGCAGTGCGGCAGCCGGCGGGCTGAGCGCGGCGGGATGGCCGGTTACAGCGTGGAGGAGCGGGCTGCGCCTCACAGCCTGGAGTATCGGCTCTTCTTCAGTGAGTGCTCGCcgccttcctctccttttccctcatccccctcatCCTCCCGGCtcaggggtttggggggggcGAGCTGCTCTGGGGGAGCCCCCGCGGCCTGAGGTGcggcctcccccccccgcctcctccgcGCCCCTCACCTGAGGCGTCCCCTCAGGCCGGGCCtgacaccccacccccccccccattgcCTTGCAGAGGACGCCGCTGGGCGCTACATCTCCCCCTTCCATGATATCCCCATCTATGCGGACGCCGGCAAGGTAAGAGGGAGGCAAGGAGCACCGGTCCGGGTGGCTGGTGTGGCCTCGTTGGCTTGGGGCCGGTGAGAGGAGCAACGGCTGGAGCTCCGGGCCCCGGGTGGGAGCGTTGTGTCGGCGCGCCTCCCGGAGCGCGGTCCTGCAGGCCTGAAATACCCGAGGGAGGCTCCCAGTTCCTTACGCTGCTTCTCGGCAGGAGCACCTAACGGAAGCACCGCCAGGTCTCGCAAAGAATGGGTGCCCTTTTCTCGCAGTCTCGGCCTCGGGCAGGGTGACGTCGGAGAAGAGAACGGATGATCTCATTCTCGTATTTGTGTCTGACATACGAGTGGTTGTCTTGCACTTGCCCATGAAAGTCTTTTGGGTTAAAAGAAGCGGTTTTCCGTTTAGCTAAATATCTACATCCACTCCTATGGAGGTATGTGCTCACGCTGCGTGATGCTTCAGGCTTGGGTTTTGACTGCAGTAAGGCCACTTTATGCCTGCAGTATAATCATCCGCTGAACAGAAGGCGAGGATGTTAAATTCTTGCTGTAGCAGCTCCTGGGGACCTCTCACCTCACAAAAAGTGCAGGTGGGGAACCTGCCGCATGCAGTGCTGCAGGGCTTTTACATCCTTCTGGCAGCCAGCGGTTAGTCAAATTAGGCTGTTCTGAATCACTGCCTAAAGTGCCCCAGCTCGAGGAGACCGAAACAGCCGTGCTTCAGTTTTCACTGAATGCTTTTTCAGTGGTAACTCGGGCTCTCTGACTGTGTTCCTTACCTTTGTAGCTCGTTTCTTCTTTTAACACGTACTAAAAAGCTGTGCAGCTTGAGAAACGTAGTGGATGAACTGTTCTAATGTTCGTGATAAAGAGGTGTAATTTGGAGGTAGAGAGTGGttatgggaaaggaaaagagtagCCAGAATTGAGAGATGAACCTCTAAAAAGTCGCTGATTGAGCTTTGAGGTGCAGGTGTTGTCAGCGTACCCTCTGGGAGGTCTGAGGGGGCTTCTGCCTGCTCAGAAGGGAAAAGACGGATTGTAATCATCAATGACAGCCGACTGggaaagcagttttcaaaagcaggtgTCTGAAAGGTAACTCGGACAAGGAAAATCCAGGTAATACTACGCTTTGCAGACGCTCACAGAAcaggggaggaaagagcaggGAACCGAGTATAGGGGTGAGGAGGGTTTCTGTGAACTGGTAATGATTAACAAGGGAAACTGGACTACTGGTGTGCCTTCAGGCGCTTAGGGCTACTTGCCAGAGTCCCTGTGCAGCTAATGCTGCTTGCCAGCGTCTCCGTGCCAAGTCATTAAGAGAAGCAAGTATCACTGAAGGTTGCGGTCCCCGAAGTTACACAATAGGGCCGATCACATTAGACCTCTTTCTGTTGCTGGAGTGCCTCTCTGCAGAGATTTTACTCGTTACTTAGCAGGTTCATTAGCAGCTGTGGTGGGGAGCCCAGCCTGGAGCGGAAGGTTGTCTTACTCTGTCTGGGCTCCTTGATCTTTATCCTTAGACTTCTAAGACACTGAGAGGATTGCaaggtgtttttttcagtctaggGCTGGGATGTGCTGACCTTATCTGTACCTGTGTGTCTTGGCATTGCGAAGGAATGACCTTGGGCTACTCGCTGGGTGTCTTAGACCAAGGCAGATCTGTCAGTTGGACTGTGGGGAAGCTGCGAGCCTAACAGAGATGCACCCCCAAGTCGTCTTTCCTTGCCTGCAAAGTCGTAAGCACCCAGCCTAGCCAGTTCAGATTTGCCTCATTCCTTTCCTCGAGttacttataaaaaaaaaaaaaatacctttttacaTATAAATTGCAAATGAGCAGTGACCCCCTGCAATTAAGGGGATGTAATAAACTTCTGTTAGGGAAGGGTGTGGGCAAAGTCAATGACATAACAGCACTCATTGCACAATAGCAATCTAAATATGGCACAATACAGGTGCGAGGGATTTTGCAATGCTAATACTGCTTAACATGAAGATTAGAAACCTTGTTGGTGCTAGGGAGCAAGGTTTgacttttttgttaaaagcCATAATCTCTTCAAACAGCAAATGTTAAGGTTCAAGTGTggaaaagcttgttttcttgAAGAGGAGACTGACATTGAACTCTCGAGAGTCCTCTCAGCCCAGCTGGAGTCAACAGGAGATGTTTTCAAGCGTCACCTGTAAACTAGATACTGCAAGATGCGGTTCTACGTTTCTCCCCCACATCTTTATCCTTGCACCATGCCGCTAACAAGGTCTGCTTTTATAAGAGTGTTGCCTCGGAGAGGGGGAGCTCGGGCATCTTTCCCTGCTTCAAGACAGACTAGAATATACGGGAGTGATGTTCTTGGTCGTTCAGGATAGTACGTAGGTACCCACGTTATTAAATAGATGGCTTACTCCTGTAAGCCTTGTCTCTTCTGAATTGCCAGGTGGCTCTTGCTGTAGCATTAAGCgctttgtatttaataaatatgcCCAAAACCTCCCTTTGTTACGTCCAGGATAGTTTGTATGCAGCTGTCTTCGATTCATTTAAACCTACTGTTCTGTAACCTAGGAACAGGATGGAGATGTTCGTAGGTGGCAGCTGACGGAGAATCTGTGGGTAACCTCAATCTAGCTTTTGCTGGTGTCTTTCATGGGATTCAACTTTGAGTGATGACTTTAAGGTGTGATCTTGAGATTCCTTCCCATTCAttgatattttgctttcttcagaatGTGTTCAACATGGTTGTGGAAGTACCTCGATGGACAAACGCTAAAATGGAGGTAACCGTATTACAGTTCCTAGCTTAAGTGCTTGAGCTGACTAGTCTATTAATCTTTGGCTTTGCTGATTCTCTCCTTCTCAGTTCCACCTCCTGACTCAGAGTGGTTTCTGACTTCTCGTGTAAATACTTGCTTAATGCTAGAGGTCCAGTATGGAGGCTGAGACTTGCGGAAGCTGGAGTAACTTAGTATTCTTCTGTGGCTTCTGATTAAAGCAGCATCTTATGGCTCTCAACCCCATGTGGTTCTGACGTTTGTAAGTCTGCTGAAAACTATATCCCAGGAGATGGCAATGCAATAGGAAATGGAGTTGTACAGTATCTGCTGTTGGCTTCAGGGTCAGCTCCTGGCCTCTTGGCTTGTCAGTTAGCAGccagcttcatttaaaaaaaaaaaaaaaaaggcttggtTTTAGAGGGCAAAGTAGAGAGATTTAtgtaacttttctttcagattgcAACAAAGGATCCCTTAAACCCAATTAAGCAGGAcgtgaagaaaggaaaactgcgCTACGTCGCTAACGTGTTTCCCCATAAGGGTTATATCTGGAATTACGGTGCTATCCCACAGGTACTGTAACTTGTCTCAGTGGCTCATCCTTTCTggtggggagcggggaggatgcctgtgtgtgtgtgtctgacTGCCGCTGTATTAATGAGCAAAAGGTCAGCTGAGAGTCTGACCTGGAACACAGCATTTGCAGCTGCATATATAATCTTGCTAATGAAGAGAACCTGTCAAGAAAGCAGGGGTACTTTTAAGTAGAAATCTCAAGAGGTAGGCTTGTAGCTAATGCTGGAAACAAGCTATGTGAAGATGAGCAGCCGCTGCTAGTGAGGTACCTCCTGTGTCGCTCCTCTCCTTGGCCACTCGGCAGTTTGGTTGGACAGTAGCTGGCAGGTTCTTGCCTTTGGATGAAGGAAGCTGTCACTACACAAGGAACTGGGCATCTGGCAATGCAATGCCAGCAGTTCCTGCCTGGTGAAGCGTAAAGAGCTAAAGTTTTAAGCTAATGGCACAGGATCTCAGTGTATGGCCCTTAGGCTCAGTCTTTACAGAAGAATCTTCTTGCAGTGAATTCGCTGATTGTTTTAGACTTTGGATGTGGACAGCGAAAATCTGCATGGATCTGAAGACTGTGTCTTTCCCGTTTCTGCCCCTCTTACTGTTAGGGGTCTAAAACACACAGCTAGACTAACGTATTGACCTGTTGGATGGTGGTAGATGCCCTGTGCCCAGTGTTGGATCTGAGTGGCAGAAAGGCACTCAGAAGTCCAGAGACTGCATGAGGCAGGCGTCCACAGCTGCACAGACACGCTTTCTCTGAAACAGCTGGCAAGGGGGGACCGACAGATGCTGACACCTGGACACATGCTCTTAACTGGCTGGTGACTGCTGGGTGAAGAGGAACTTTGAGCAAGGCTGTTTGCCTCCCGTGTTCTCTAAGGTTTGAGTTTCCTTTAGAGAAATAAATTGTCAGTGACAGTTCACAGGGAAACAGGCTGAATTTTGTAATTCTTAGTCTTGATAGCAGCGCGTGTCGAGTTTTCTCCAAGTGGCTTAAGACGGTGTTTCAAAGTTGAATTGTTTCCCACTCGGACGGATTCTGGAACCCGTTTCTTTGTACAGAATTACAGCCTTTGAAGCCTTTGCTCAGTCATGTGTTAGTGGATCAAAGACGTTTATGCATCAAGGGCAAGGGACTGAACTTAACGCTTCCTTGTTGAGAAGCGCGATAGCGATTGCGAAGAGTCCTTCAGCACCGCCCAGGTTTCGGTACATCCTCCTGAATGCTCTGGATGCATCACGAGGTCTTGACTAGACTAGTCGTGTCCTGGCACGCAGAGATTTGAGAATAGCATTCCTTCTTTTTATATCTCAACAACCTTAGAGGTAGATGCTCCTTATGATGCAAGTGGGCACAATGTCCTTTCGCTCCTGATCAGAAGCGTGTTTTAAGCAGCTATTATTTTTGGAGGCATAGCTCAAATGCCTTCTGGAGTCCTGTCTTTCAACTTATACTCACCGCTTTAGGTGAGATGCACTAGGACACTGGGTAGCACCAGGGTATGGGCCTCCGCATTCTTGTCACTGCTCTAGTGTAACAATGTGTCTTCAGttgtttaattaaaaggaaacaatacACCCTGTCTGTCTTCCATCTCTATTGGACTGCTATCTGTGGTTCAGGAAACTTCTGTTAAGAAATGAATAGGGAGGGGAACAGGCAGGCAGCCAAATCAATGAGTGTTCTTTATAGATGTGAACTTCACCTTTATGCAGCTGTGGAACGGAGGAGGAAGTCTGGAAAGTTGTTGAAAAAAGGTTTGTCAGTGGGAGGGAGCAGCTTTCCCTTGGCAAGAAAAGACCTTTTAA includes:
- the NPFFR1 gene encoding LOW QUALITY PROTEIN: neuropeptide FF receptor 1 (The sequence of the model RefSeq protein was modified relative to this genomic sequence to represent the inferred CDS: inserted 1 base in 1 codon), whose protein sequence is MQPPEPEWAGGGPSNSSWPNSTASESHPLRENYTFLAYYQHSSPVAAMFILAYTFIFLMCMIGNILVCFIVVKNRQMRTVTNMFILNLAISDLLVGIFCMPTTLVDNLITGWPFDNVMCKMSGLVQGMSVSASVFTLVAIAVERFRCIVHPFRQKLTLRKALVTITIIWVLALLIMCPAAITLTVTREEHHFMVDTYNNSYPLYSCWEAWPETGMRRIYTTVLFSHIYVXPLALIVIMYTRIAFKLFKSAAPARGREKPEGRRVSRRKAKVINMLIIVALFFTLSWLPLWTLMLLTDYGRLTEGQLRLVTVYVFPFAHWLAFFNSSANPIIYGYFNENFRRGFQEAFRAPFCSPHRHHRGPYGRGTLFGARNRVFAQARASDSPPASESGLLAPRRAGVPAWDG